The Ranitomeya variabilis isolate aRanVar5 chromosome 7, aRanVar5.hap1, whole genome shotgun sequence DNA window CGCAAGTTGCAAACTGAGGGATTgcaacatcagttaggactgctctatatgggtataccttgacgtttggtggagcagcttagtatacattttttgcaaaaaacgtatcaaccaaataccctgttttttacatctttttacttgcacttgctgattactgtgatttttcttcaatggagtgtttttggttttactgtgctcttttgtgtcttcaagttacaAACTCCAACCTGACACAACCCAAACTCTATACTGCAGGGATTTTAACACTCAACCagtggccgtaggccacatggagAACCCTGCCGGAGGAAAACGGACCGGCCCacctaccttcctgtagtccgtttaaaaaataaaagcccataacgggttttcctgatcaatgccttggccaaatagcttgaccaggtccacacttagggtactgtcacactctgcaactttccaacgatcatgaccagtgatacgacctggccgtgatcgttggaaagtcgttgtgtggtcgctggagagctgtcacgcagaccgctctccagcgaccaacgatgccgaggtcccgggtaaccagggtaaacatcgggttactaagcgcagggccgcgcttagtaacccaatgtttaccctggttaccagcgtaaaagtaaaaaaaaacaaaccgtacatactcacattccggtgtccttcaggtcccttgccgtctgcttcccgctctgactgagtgccgccgtaaagtgaaagcagatcacagcggtgacgtcaccgctgtgatctgctcttactttccggccggcagtcagtcagagcgggaagcagacggcaagggacctgaaggacaccggaatgtgagtatgtacggtttttttttttttacttttacgctggtaaccagggtaaacatcgggcctgcgcttagtaacccgatgtttaccctggttacaagcgaacgcatcgctggatcgctgtcacacacaacgatccagcgatgacagcgggagatccagctacgaaataaagtttcaaacgatctgctacaacgtacgattctcagcggggtccctgatcgctgctgcgtgtcagacacagcgatatcgtatggatatcgctggaacgtcacggatcgtaccgtcgtagcgatcaaagtgccactgtgtgacagtacccttacttttactttgccctgtgactcacaggcgtcctgctgtgaatacaaggcactccagtgagtctacactggggcagaatgcttgagacacactggggcagaatgctggacacacactggggcagaatgctggagacacactgtggcagattgctggagacacactggggcagaatgcttgagacacactggggcagaatgctggacacacactggggcagaatgctggagacacactggggcagaatgctggacacacactggggcagaatgctggagacacactgggggcagattgctggacacacactggggcagattgctggagacacactggggcagaatgctggagacacactggggcagaatgctggagacacactggggcagaatgctggagacacactgggggcagattgctggacacacactggggcagattgctggagacacactggggcagaatgctggagacacactgctcctgtggagcccatggatcagtgataacttgttttatcaagaaccacattaatgtaaactaccgtaattatacatcccagtttacagccgatgctccactataatgacagatatttgcatatagctgcagggtgggcccctagagtccattcctctggtgggccccagacaccccagtccgacgctgctcaCAGACATACAAATATAAATACCTATCTAAACATTCATACATATCCAGATATGAAACCACCAACACTCCAGTCTCCCAGTGCAACCGGAGACGCTATATTGCTTATGCGTTACAATTAGAACGCAATAGCGTCATCGGTGTGACCTGGAGATTACAATATAGGCCGCAGTAGCGTCCTCTAATAACCACGGTGACGTTGATGCGTCGTGGGCGTGGTTTACGGCGCTGATGCGTTGTGGGCGTGTTAAAGGACAGTGCTGCGGCCTTGCTTTTACCTAGTGGCGGCAAAATGGCGGCCAGGCGACGTGCAACACCTTGGGGTGACGCAGAAGTACGTTACCTAATAGCTCAGGTAGATGCCTGTGATTATGCGTGTCATAATCAGCAACAACATCCCGTCCTTCATAAGCAGGCTGTGCTGCGGAGGATCAGTCGGGGCCTAGCACAGAGATTTGGAGTGCAGCGCTCCAGTACCCAgatccggaagaagctggcggatcTGCAGTACAGGTCCAGTGAACGCCTAGCCAGCATCCGGTCACAGAGCCTTCCACATCGTGGTGAGTGTTGTTAAGATAGGTTAGCATAGTATATGGCCACGACCGTTTTGAGTGTTTCTGCTGCCCTTGGCAAATTTTGTGCTGCCTCCCCAGTTGATGAGTATGCACAGACTGTCAGCACATTCATGGCAGATCCAACAGTTTTTgggtggcgtgcacccaacgtcagacacaccgttgtaaaatgaggggcatgtatacacacatatacgtataCACCCCACAGTGCTCCATCTTGTATATTGGCAGCACATAATGCTCGGCTCCGCACGCCCCGTACGTACACACCCGGCTCGGCTCGGCACGCCTTGTACACGCCCGGCTGTAAAATGAGGggcatgtatacacacatatacgtataCACCTCACAGTGCTCCATCTTGTATATTGGCAGCACATAATGCTCGGCTCCGCACGCCCCGTACGTACACACCCGGCTCGGCTCGGCACGCCTTGTACACGCCCGGCTGTAAAATGAGGggcatgtatacacacatatacgtataCACCTCACAGTGCTCCATCTTGTATATTGGCAGCACATAATGCTCGGCTCCGCACGCCCCGTACGTACACACCCGGCTCGGCTCGGCACGCCTTGTACACGCCCGGCTGTAAAATGAGGggcatgtatacacacatatacgtataCACCTCACAGTGCTCCATCTTGTATATTGGCAGCACATAATGCTCGGCTCCGCACGCCCCGTACGTACACACCCGGCTCGGCTCGGCACGCCTTGTACACGCCCGGCTGTAAAATGAGGggcatgtatacacacatatacgtataCACCTCACAGTGCTCCATCTTGTATATTGGCAGCACATAATGCTCGGCTCCGCACGCCCCGTACGTACACACCCGGCTTGGCTCGGCATGCCTTGTACACGCCCGGCTGTAAAATGAGGggcatgtatacacacatatacgtataCACCTCACAGTGCTCCATCTTGTATATTGGCAGCACATAATGCTCGGCTCCGCACGCCTCGTACGTACACACCCGGCTCGGCTCGGCTCCGCACGCCTCGGACACACCCGGCTACGCTCTGTGTTTCTCGTGCACACCCGGCactgcacagtcctgcatacaatGAGGCCCCTGATCATATGACCCAAAATACGGCCCAGTATATGGCGGCACATTTGTTACAACAGTAATTACAGTGCAGCACCTCAGGTATGTAATAAtgttataatttattttttctccAGCCCCAGCTGACCCAGAGCCCCAGCAGGAGTCAACGACAGGCTCGTCAACAACAGGGTCACCAGCATCACTCCGTGACATGGGTGAAGCCTTGTCCCCCGGTAATTCTTGCACTTAAAAAAAAGGTCCATACAGCTTGTAAAGGATAGGATTGTCGTGTACTATAAAGTGTTGTATCTTTCCCTAGGCGGTGATGCCAGAGGATCCGGGTGGTCCCTTAGTTCTTCATCACCCGATTTACCCGGAAATCGTAAGTGTTAAATAACAAACACGTACATGAtagttaaaggccccgtctcacatagcgaggtcgctagcgagatcgctgctgagttacaagttttgtgacgcaacagtgacctcagtagcgatctcgctatgtgtgacacgtaccagtgatcaggcccctggtgtgagatcgctggtcgtgtcggaaaggcctggacctttttttggtcgttgaggtcccgctgacatcgctgaatcggtgtgtgtgacaccgatccagcgatgtcttcactgttaaccagggtaaacatcgggttactaagcgtggccctgcgcttagtaacccgatgtttaccctggttaccagcgtaaatgtaaaaaaaaccaaacagtacatactcaccatctgatgtccgtcaggtcccttgccgtctgcttcctgctgtgactgactgccgccgtacagtgagagcacagcacagcagtgacgtcaccgctgcgctctgctctcactgtacggcggcactgtcagagcaggaagtagacggcaagggacctgacggacaccgaaaggcgagtatgtactgttttttttttttgggtaaccagggtaaacatcgggttactaagcgcggccctgcgcttagtaacccgatgtttaccctggttacccgggtgctgcagggggacttcggcatagttgaagacagtttcaacgatgccgaagtcgttcccctgatcgttggtcgctggagagagctgtctgtgtgacagctccccagcgaccacacaacgacttaccaacgatcacggccaggtcgtatcgctggttgtgatcgttggtaaatcgctatgtgagacggggcctttagatgcaAGTACAAACTAAGTTTTACCTTTCCCTCCATAGAAATCCCAACATTAGAGGACCTCCAGGCATCACACAGGAGGATGATGGCGACACAGGGGACACTGGCTGAGCAAGTCAAAGAGCACGGagtgatgctggctcattttgtggCTGCACAACAGCAGAGCGGcagccattaattttttttttgttgatggtTTTTTACTATTTAAGTTTATTAGGTTGTTGTTATCTTTAATATTGTTTATAAAAAAAACTACAGTTTATATCCCCTGATGTGTACGCTTTGTTAAAAACAACAAACATGTTTCATCACTCACACTCATAATATATATGCAACTGTATACATGCACCCAGCCCATTACCCCGCCTACTAGACCTGCAAATAACTATATGCTGAATTCAGTAAAGCAGGCTGCAAGTTTGAATCATCAAAACAATTTTATTTATAACAATTATTAACATAAATTAACATTTTAATTTAACTCTTTAATAGATAAAAACTTAACTAGACAACAATTATACTTAGAACCAGAAATATTAAATGGAACTAAAGTTCTTCATAATGGTTTTCAACATTCGAAAATCCTTGGCTGGGCGGAGATGCTAATTGTCCAAGGAAAGAATGGGTATACCGGGGATATTGTGGTGGAGGGGCAAGCGGCATGTTTGGATGCGATCTAAATTGATGGTGTGCTGGTGTGCCACGCATTGCCTCAGGCGTTTCATTCATAGGGTGCCATGAACAAGGCTCACGGTCCATCAAACTGTGCACACGTGACCTTTCATCCAGCTGTCCCGCTGCCGCTTTGCTCAAAGTTTCGAAAATCACCCTCTCGGCATGGACCCTTTGTGTGGCTTGCAGCTTCCCTAGCCGATCAGCGGCAAAGGTGGCAAAGGTGTCCACAGTCCTGTTGCTCTGCTGGCTTAACATTTGTGTTGCCAAAGTGACCAACTCTGTCGATAGCGACACGGTGTCCTGTCTTCGACGACCATTGATAATCCGCCGTGGTACATAAGCTGAGTTGGGGGTAGAGGGTGCAGGGTCTTCACTAGACGCCTCAGTAGCCTCCGCCCGGCTCGGTTCATCTCTCAGCAGGTCGTCACTGGACGGGGTGGATAGATCATCATGCCGATCTTGCTGCAGGAACAGAAAATTAAGAATTAAGGGGAGGAACTAGTAGTACAGGATAGGATTTTTCATTCAACGGTATGAGCACTGAGTGGGGCCAAAAAGTAAAGGATTGTATTTATCTGAAGTGGAAGGGATAACTTGGAGAAAATGCAGCATAATAAAAGAGGGAAAAACTTAGTTACTATTTTCTACTCTACTATGTCATGAGAGACACAGTTTAAAAGCTTTTTACATGGAAGCAAGCAAAGAAGGTACTTACATCTCCAACAGGGGTGTCAGTCGGGATCACAGGGTCTACATCCGTGGTCTGCCGCATTGATGATGCCATTCTGCGCGGGAGCTCCTGGTCACGGGTGAAGCCAAGCAAGTCAAAGTACCATAATGATGGCACATAAACCTCGTCTGTGGCGGCACCAGACTTCTTGGACTTCACCACCTTGTTGAGCTCCTTTTTATATACTGTGCGTAGACCCTGGATTTTTTTGCGGACAACACTCTCAT harbors:
- the LOC143785021 gene encoding uncharacterized protein LOC143785021 isoform X1; its protein translation is MLTVCYSFFQMSFNTEEFVRELIDMYRSLPCLWQIKSADYSNRNKKREAFAQLVALFKRHDPSEKVDESVVRKKIQGLRTVYKKELNKVVKSKKSGAATDEVYVPSLWYFDLLGFTRDQELPRRMASSMRQTTDVDPVIPTDTPVGDQDRHDDLSTPSSDDLLRDEPSRAEATEASSEDPAPSTPNSAYVPRRIINGRRRQDTVSLSTELVTLATQMLSQQSNRTVDTFATFAADRLGKLQATQRVHAERVIFETLSKAAAGQLDERSRVHSLMDREPCSWHPMNETPEAMRGTPAHHQFRSHPNMPLAPPPQYPRYTHSFLGQLASPPSQGFSNVENHYEEL
- the LOC143785021 gene encoding uncharacterized protein LOC143785021 isoform X2, producing the protein MSFNTEEFVRELIDMYRSLPCLWQIKSADYSNRNKKREAFAQLVALFKRHDPSEKVDESVVRKKIQGLRTVYKKELNKVVKSKKSGAATDEVYVPSLWYFDLLGFTRDQELPRRMASSMRQTTDVDPVIPTDTPVGDQDRHDDLSTPSSDDLLRDEPSRAEATEASSEDPAPSTPNSAYVPRRIINGRRRQDTVSLSTELVTLATQMLSQQSNRTVDTFATFAADRLGKLQATQRVHAERVIFETLSKAAAGQLDERSRVHSLMDREPCSWHPMNETPEAMRGTPAHHQFRSHPNMPLAPPPQYPRYTHSFLGQLASPPSQGFSNVENHYEEL
- the LOC143785023 gene encoding uncharacterized protein LOC143785023, coding for MAARRRATPWGDAEVRYLIAQVDACDYACHNQQQHPVLHKQAVLRRISRGLAQRFGVQRSSTQIRKKLADLQYRSSERLASIRSQSLPHRAPADPEPQQESTTGSSTTGSPASLRDMGEALSPGGDARGSGWSLSSSSPDLPGNQIPTLEDLQASHRRMMATQGTLAEQVKEHGVMLAHFVAAQQQSGSH